A window of Streptomyces sp. NBC_01142 genomic DNA:
GCGGCGACGAGTTTCACCCATCCGGTGGGTCGCAGCACATAGGCGGCAGCGGCCACATCGACGGGGTCCGCGGCGGCGGGCGGCGATCCGGCCTCCAGCGCTCCGGACAGCTCGGGCTGGGCCTGGCTGAGCCGCTCGCCGATGCGCTGGCGGAAGAGGGGATCGCTCTCCAGGGCGGCCGCCATCGCGTTGCCCGCGAACTTGGCGCGCCGGGTGGGGGTGAAACGGGCGTACTGACGCAGCTGCGCCGGAAGTTCGCCGACGGTCAGACCGCCGAAGGCATCCGAGACCAGCGCGACGACCCTGCGCCGTACGCCTTCCGGCAGCGGGCGGTCGAGCGCCTCCGCGGCGCCGTCACCGGCCGCACCGGCCGGCTCAGCGCCGCTTGCAGGCTGCTCCACAATCCGTCACCCCACTACCCGTTCGGGCCGCTCCCTCAGGAACCGGCGCCCGGCCTGTCCACCAGCTCGATCTGGTCCACCGCATTGCACCAACGGCAGCGCACCGACTCGATGGTCTCACTGACCACCTCGCGCTCCTCGACCTTGGGCTCTCCGGCCAGGTCCAGATGGACGTATTCGACGACCTTGGACGAGCGTGTGACATCGAAGCGGGTGAGGTTGCCGCACAGCGTGCAGCGCCAGCGGGTCTCGGCGGTCGGCGAGGGAACCGTCGTCATCGTGCCGTCCTCTTTCGTCGTGCCATGCGGGGACCGCTGTGCGCCGTCGAACTGCGGATGTACTGCCTGCAACCCTACGGCCTTGCGGGTACCGCATGGCGCGGCGAGGCGCTCTGTACCGTTCAGTCCCACTACGCCATGCTCTGTCCATGATCAGGTGGTGGGGTGCGGTCCGGGGCGCGGTCACAGGGCCCGCGGTGACATACGGCGCGATCGCCGTCTGCTGTGCGGTGTTCGTCATCAGCCCGATCTCGGGCCTGAACCCGGTGTACGGGACCACCGACGCACTGCTCGCCGCGCAGAGTGCGTACTTCGAGCGGTGGGGCGTGATCCCCGCCGAACTGATGAACAGCTCCCCGCGCGCACTCCTCACCCCCCTCACCGCTCTCTTCGTCCACGGCAACTGGCTGCACCTGCTGGGCAACATGCTCTTTCTGTACGTCTTCGGGGCGATGGCCGAGGAGCGCATGGGACAGCTGCAGTTCGCCCTCTTCTCTCTGGGCTGCGGCTATCTCGCGCTGCTCGCCTACGCGGCGGCCAACGCCGATTCCGAGCAGACCCTGGTGGGCGCGTCCGGAGCGATCTCGGGCGTGCTCGGCGCCTTCCTCTATCTCTTCCCGAAGGCCCGGGTCACCAGTCTCTTCCCGTTCCTGTTCTTCCTGCCGCTGCGCTTCCCCGCCTGGGCCGTACTGATCTTCTGGTTCGTTCTGCAGTGGCTGGCGGCCCAGGGCGCGGGCAGCGGTCCGGGCGTCGCGTATCTCGCCCATCTCGTGGGGTTCGGGACCGGCTTTCTCTACGCGTGGGGACGATTCCGGCGTACGGCTAGAGTGAAAGCCCAAGCAGCGGCCACCGAGGGAGAAAGCCAACCGTGATCACCGCGATCGTGCTCATCAAGACCAGCGTGGACCGCATCCCCGAGATCGCCGAGTCGATCGCCGCGCTGGACAGTGTCAGCGAGGTCTTCTCCGTCACCGGCACCTACGACCTGATCGCCATGGTCCGGGTGGCCAAGCACGACGACCTGGCGGATGTCATCCCCGGCCGGATCAGCAAGATCCAGGGCGTCGAGGGCACCGACACGCATGTCGCCTTCCGTACGTACTCCCAGCACGACCTCGAGGCGGCGTTCGCGATCGGCCTCGACGCGTAGGGGACGAGGCAGACCCTGCCCGCCCCTCGCCGAGGCTGCGCCCGTACGGCGTGAAACCGCCGGCCCCGGGCGAGGCACGGCACCCCTCGCAGAACCGCGGCGCGACGCCGTCGGCGGCGAGGGGGTTCCGGCCCACCGCGGAACAACAAGCCCGCGCCACCGGCGCGGGCTTGTTCCGTTCCGCGGGCGGAGCCCGGCGTCACACGGCCGGGACGCAGCGGCCGTCCTCCGTGCGGTAGTTCCACTTCGCACCCTCGCGCACCAGTTCCCCCACGGCCCGTACGAAACGCTCCACATGCTCGTCGGGCGTACCGGCGCCGAAGCTGACCCGGATCGCGTTGAGCGACAGAGCGCCCGGCTCGGCCTCCGGCGCACCGCATTCGCCGACCTCCTGCGGGTCGCTGCCCAGCAGGGTCCGCACCAGCGGGTGGGCGCAGAAGAGCCCGTCCCGTACGCCGATGCCGTACTCCGCCGAGAGCGCCGCCGCGAAGTGCGAGCTGTTCCAGCCCTCGACGACGAAGGAGATGACGCCCACGCGCGGTGCTTCGTCACCGAACAGCGAGAGCACCCTGACCTGTTCCACCTCGGCCAGACCGGCACGGACCTTGGCGACCAGCGCCTGCTCGCGGGCGACCAGCGAGTCGAAGCCCGCCTCGGTCAGCGCCTTGCAGGCGGAGGCGATGGAGTACACGCCGATGACGTTCGGCGAACCGGCCTCGTGGCGGGCGGCCGTGGTGTGCCAGTCGACGTCCACACCGCCGTCCGCGCGCCGCGCGACCTTGCGCGAGGCGCCGCCGCCCGCGAGGTAGGGCTCCGCGTCCTGCAGCCAGTCCGCGCGGCCCGCGAGCACCCCGGAGCCGAACGGCGCGTACAGCTTGTGCCCGGAGAAGGCGACCCAGTCGACGTCCAACTCGGCGATGTCCACCGGGTGGTGGGGCGCGAGCTGCGCCGCGTCCAGCACGATCCGCGCGCCGTGGGCGTGCGCGGCGGCCGCGAGCTCCTTCACCGGCCACAGTTCACCGGTCACATTCGACGCACCCGTCACACAGACCAGCGCGGGACCGTACGGATCACGCTCGGCGAGCGCGCGCTCCAGCGTCTGCACTGCCTGAGCCGGCGTCCTGGGAGCGTTCAGATACGTCACCCGGGCATCGCGCCACGGCAGCAGCGAGGCGTGGTGCTCGGTCTCGAAGACGAACACCTCGCAGCCGGCGGGGATCGCGGCCGCCAGCAGATTCAGCGAGTCGGTCGTGGAGCGGGTGAAGACGACCTGGTCGTCGGGGCGGCAGCCGAGGAAGTCCGCGACCGTCGTCCGGCTGTTCTCGAAGAGGTCGGTGGACAGCTGCGAGAGGTAGCCGGCGCCGCGGTGCACGCTGCCGTAGTACGGGGCGTACGCCGCCACGTCGTCCCAGACCCGCTGCAGGGCCGGGGCGCTCGCCGCGTAGTCGAGGGCCGCATAGGTGACTTCACCTCCGGTGACCAGGGGGACGGTGACGTCCCGGCCCAGTACCTCGAGCGGCGCGGCACAGGCGGGGTCCGACTCGGCGGAGACGACAGTGGTGGCGGTGGCGGTGGCGGTGGCGACAGCGTTCGGGCACGCGGACATGGCGGTATCTCCCGGCAGGACAAGGCGGAATGGCTTCGAGAACCCGCACGGGCGGCACAACAGCCGCTCCCGGCACGGGGATTGCCTCACAGGCGCGGCGATCGCCGCACGGAGGGTGTGGAAGAAGGGGCAGAGATGCCCTATCGCATTCGCTTGCTCACGAGACTGCTCCCTTGAGGACCAGGACCCCAGGGCTTGCAGGGGTCCGCGCTTGCCGTAGACCTCGCTGCCTACGGCCTGGTCTTCACCCGGGGCACCCCGCCACGGACGGAGGGTTGCCGGACAGCGAGCCGGGGCCTAAATCGCTGTCACTCATGACCTTGGGAAGCATCCTGCCATACGTCCCGCATCACGCAAGAGCGCAGTCCAGTTCCTGAGACGGAGGAGTGAACCGCGCCCTGCGTCATGCTTCGACGTCCCTTCGCCGTCAGGCGTTGCTGACGGCGACCCACCGCTCCAGCACCGTCCTGGCAGCGCCCGAGTCGATCGACTTGGCCGCTCGGGCGATCCCCGCCGCGAGCTGCTCGTTCAGCGTGCCGTCCGTCGGCTCCAGCGCGACCAGTGCCGCCGCGGAATTGAGCAGTACGGCGTCCCGTACGGGCCCGGTCTCGCCGGCCAGCAACCGACGGGCGACATCGGCGTTGAACGAGGCGTCCGCGCCCCGCAGGGCCTCCACGGGCACCAGGTCGATGCCGATGTCCCGCGGATCGAAGGCCTCCTCGCGCACCGCTCCGTCGCGCACCACCCACACCCGGGACGTCGCCGTCGTCGTCAGCTCGTCCAGGCCGTCGTCGCCGCGGAAGACCAGCGCCGAGGAGCCGCGGTCGGCCAGCACCCCGGCCAGGATCGGTGCCATCCGGGCGTCCGCGACTCCGGTGGCCTGTGCCTTCACCTTCGCGGGGTTGGTGAGGGGGCCGAGGAAGTTGAACGTGGTGCGGATGCCCAGCTCCTTGCGGGCGGCCGCCACATGCCGCAGGGCCGGGTGGAACTTCACGGCGAAGCAGAAGGTGATCCCCGCCTCCTCGGCAACCTGGGCGACCCGCTGCGGGGTGAGCTCCAGATTGACACCCAGCTTCTCCAGTACGTCGGAGGCGCCGCTGGCCGAGGACGCGGCGCGGTTGCCGTGCTTGACGACCCTGGCGCCCGTGCCGGCGACGACGATCGCGGACATCGTGGAGATGTTGACGGTCTTGGCGCCGTCGCCGCCGGTGCCGACGATGTCGACGCTGGGGCCGGGCACCTCGATCAGGTTGGCGTGCGCGTACATGGTCCGTACGAGACCGGAGATCTCCTCGACCGTCTCGCCCTTGGCGCGCAGCGCGACGACGAAGCCCGCGATCTGGGCGTTCGTCGCCTCGCCGCTCAGGATG
This region includes:
- a CDS encoding rhomboid family intramembrane serine protease, yielding MIRWWGAVRGAVTGPAVTYGAIAVCCAVFVISPISGLNPVYGTTDALLAAQSAYFERWGVIPAELMNSSPRALLTPLTALFVHGNWLHLLGNMLFLYVFGAMAEERMGQLQFALFSLGCGYLALLAYAAANADSEQTLVGASGAISGVLGAFLYLFPKARVTSLFPFLFFLPLRFPAWAVLIFWFVLQWLAAQGAGSGPGVAYLAHLVGFGTGFLYAWGRFRRTARVKAQAAATEGESQP
- a CDS encoding Lrp/AsnC family transcriptional regulator; the encoded protein is MITAIVLIKTSVDRIPEIAESIAALDSVSEVFSVTGTYDLIAMVRVAKHDDLADVIPGRISKIQGVEGTDTHVAFRTYSQHDLEAAFAIGLDA
- a CDS encoding aminotransferase class V-fold PLP-dependent enzyme, producing the protein MSACPNAVATATATATTVVSAESDPACAAPLEVLGRDVTVPLVTGGEVTYAALDYAASAPALQRVWDDVAAYAPYYGSVHRGAGYLSQLSTDLFENSRTTVADFLGCRPDDQVVFTRSTTDSLNLLAAAIPAGCEVFVFETEHHASLLPWRDARVTYLNAPRTPAQAVQTLERALAERDPYGPALVCVTGASNVTGELWPVKELAAAAHAHGARIVLDAAQLAPHHPVDIAELDVDWVAFSGHKLYAPFGSGVLAGRADWLQDAEPYLAGGGASRKVARRADGGVDVDWHTTAARHEAGSPNVIGVYSIASACKALTEAGFDSLVAREQALVAKVRAGLAEVEQVRVLSLFGDEAPRVGVISFVVEGWNSSHFAAALSAEYGIGVRDGLFCAHPLVRTLLGSDPQEVGECGAPEAEPGALSLNAIRVSFGAGTPDEHVERFVRAVGELVREGAKWNYRTEDGRCVPAV
- the trpD gene encoding anthranilate phosphoribosyltransferase, which produces MNVVTPVGGDSVADLSWPVVLNALLENRDQSADATAWAMDRILSGEATNAQIAGFVVALRAKGETVEEISGLVRTMYAHANLIEVPGPSVDIVGTGGDGAKTVNISTMSAIVVAGTGARVVKHGNRAASSASGASDVLEKLGVNLELTPQRVAQVAEEAGITFCFAVKFHPALRHVAAARKELGIRTTFNFLGPLTNPAKVKAQATGVADARMAPILAGVLADRGSSALVFRGDDGLDELTTTATSRVWVVRDGAVREEAFDPRDIGIDLVPVEALRGADASFNADVARRLLAGETGPVRDAVLLNSAAALVALEPTDGTLNEQLAAGIARAAKSIDSGAARTVLERWVAVSNA